Within the Candidatus Angelobacter sp. genome, the region GGAACGAATTCTTCATGCGATCAAGCGGCGGGGATGATGCGGGGCGGCGTGGCCTTGACGAAACTGGTTTCACGCAGGTAAATCGGTTCCAGTTTTGCGGCGCTCTCAAAATCCCTCCGCGTCGCGGCCAGTTGGCCAATCACCGCCGCGTCGGGAAACAACTCACGTCCCCCGGCAAACCATTTGGCGGCATCCGGACCGACGATGACCGAGCCGTCCAAACGATCAACGTCCGACTTCGCCGCCAGTCGCAAGGGTTCAGTTTCGCGAAACGTTTTGTCGCCGATTTCATAGACCGCCAGATAAAACTCGCCGCGTTGCGCGTCAATGACGACGCCGACCCGGCCAAGAATCCTTTCCGCCCGTGCCCGGGCCGCCAGACATTCCACGCTGCTGACGCCGACAGTCTTTGTCCCCAGGGCCAGTTGCCATCCCTGCGCCAGCGCGATGGCCGAGCGAATGCCCGCGTAGGAACCGGGACCGAGGGCGACGGCCAGACAATCCACCTGCTCGCGTTCCAGTCCGGCCTCGCGCAACGCGGATTCCACCATGAACAGCGGGCGGCCCCCGCGCGCGCCGACATCTTGAGCGCGACCGCGGACCCGGCCGTCTTCAACGACGGCGGCGCTCCTCTGGTTCGAAGAAAACTCAAGCGCCAGAATCTTCATACCTGATGCTTCGTTCTGTTCCGCTGATCGTGTCGATCCAGACCCGCCGAAGGTGCGCGGGTAAACCTTGCCCTCTGGAGTTTTGACCCGCGGCCTGCCCCAGCCACCGCTCGACCCATTCGACGACGGTCACGCCTTGCGGACCAAACAAATACTCGTCCAACCCCGCGGCGGTAATCTGGTCCCGGGTCTCGAGCCGGTACAGATCGAGATGAAACAATGGCAGCCGGCCGCCATCGTAGGTGTTGATGAGCGCAAATGTCGGCGAATGCACCCGTGTGATCACGCCCAGCCCCCGCGCGATTCCCTTGACCAGTTGTGTCTTGCCCGCGCCAAGCTCACCCGTCAGGCCAATGATCCAGCCGGCCCGGATTTCACGGCCCCAGCGCTCGCCGAGTCCCAACGTGGCATCAGGGTTTGTCGAAATGAACGTAGCCATGAGCGGCGAGCGTCTGAACTCCCTTCCGGTCCCGAATGGTCAGCCCCGGTTTCCGGGTGATCTTGCCGATGCAACTGAGGCGCAAGTCCGGAAATTGTTTTTTCCACGCGTCAAGCAGGGGCACGGCATCGCGACCAGCCACGGTGAACAACAATTCA harbors:
- the tsaB gene encoding tRNA (adenosine(37)-N6)-threonylcarbamoyltransferase complex dimerization subunit type 1 TsaB — encoded protein: MKILALEFSSNQRSAAVVEDGRVRGRAQDVGARGGRPLFMVESALREAGLEREQVDCLAVALGPGSYAGIRSAIALAQGWQLALGTKTVGVSSVECLAARARAERILGRVGVVIDAQRGEFYLAVYEIGDKTFRETEPLRLAAKSDVDRLDGSVIVGPDAAKWFAGGRELFPDAAVIGQLAATRRDFESAAKLEPIYLRETSFVKATPPRIIPAA
- the tsaE gene encoding tRNA (adenosine(37)-N6)-threonylcarbamoyltransferase complex ATPase subunit type 1 TsaE, with translation MATFISTNPDATLGLGERWGREIRAGWIIGLTGELGAGKTQLVKGIARGLGVITRVHSPTFALINTYDGGRLPLFHLDLYRLETRDQITAAGLDEYLFGPQGVTVVEWVERWLGQAAGQNSRGQGLPAHLRRVWIDTISGTERSIRYEDSGA